TTTGTTTCGCTGTTCTCAAGCGTATAAAATATAAGATATACAGGTACATGATTTTCGAGGTAGAGGAGTAGAAACAAGCATATGGCTGAATTGAATGGACTAATCATGGAACAGCTTGCTGGAATCGTTGCAGGGATCGTGTTCATTTTGCTCTTACTGTTGATTGTTATTATTGTACAGGGTGCAAAATTGAAGAAAATGCGGCGCAAGTATGAGACCATGATGGCAGGCAGCGGTGTTGAAAATTTAGAAACGCTGCTGATTGATTTGAAAGTACAAATGGATACGATTGAGGATGAGCAGGCGACCCATCGTGCAAGCATGAAATCTCTACGTAGCAAACTGACTGGATTGAAGGGGAATGTAGGCATCAAGCGTTATAATGCCTTTGGCGAGAGAGGAAGCGACCTGAGTTTCTCTCTGGCTATTGTAGATGACAATCGGGATGGCATCGTGTTAACCGGCATTTATAACCGGGATGGTTCTTATGTGTATGCCAAGCCTCTGGAGGCTGGACAATCAACCTATTCCTTATCACCTGAAGAGAAAGAAGCCGTTATTCTTGCGCAGCAAGCAGGACAGAACGGTAATGCCACTCCTTAATCGCTGAGTATAAGCTGCTAGCAATGATATCTGATAATTTCATTACCAGATTTAGCCTTGTATTTTGCAACACGAAGTATTCCATGAAGCCGCCGACGTTAACGATACCTGTCAAATGGATATCGCCGACCGGCGGTAATTCTTTATTTACGCCTGCTCCAGGCTTTAGCGGACCCTCGGCGACCTGGATGCATCCAACGCTGGAGGTTTGTCCAAGGCATGCATCGATGCCGATGATGTAAGGCTGTTCATACCGTGCATATATGTCATTAAGCGTCGTTTGCAGATTCATAGCATGTACA
This DNA window, taken from Paenibacillus kribbensis, encodes the following:
- a CDS encoding DUF4446 family protein; amino-acid sequence: MAELNGLIMEQLAGIVAGIVFILLLLLIVIIVQGAKLKKMRRKYETMMAGSGVENLETLLIDLKVQMDTIEDEQATHRASMKSLRSKLTGLKGNVGIKRYNAFGERGSDLSFSLAIVDDNRDGIVLTGIYNRDGSYVYAKPLEAGQSTYSLSPEEKEAVILAQQAGQNGNATP
- the yyaC gene encoding spore protease YyaC — its product is MSHPSDFIPGQEPLSLKISHTDPGIQSAIIHRLLFHLHQAPSLQNIVIICIGTDRSTGDCLGPLVGTHLSRYKSPLFNLYGTLEEPVHAMNLQTTLNDIYARYEQPYIIGIDACLGQTSSVGCIQVAEGPLKPGAGVNKELPPVGDIHLTGIVNVGGFMEYFVLQNTRLNLVMKLSDIIASSLYSAIKEWHYRSVLLAAQE